Proteins encoded by one window of Salvia splendens isolate huo1 chromosome 5, SspV2, whole genome shotgun sequence:
- the LOC121804254 gene encoding uncharacterized protein LOC121804254, producing MAVILATLRWFTVVFSCSYSDSDTWMVESYWIQTLNDCRNSSACIKIWPNRWGKCLLDAKWCVLTLCIGVQSFIVLASKTLIFISRFMVCPFVFCFSHINKFARRHHDTSPGGDDMDLNYVSSYVLLLDGEVELPTRFVRSMCREADGMIQIGREKKPSNLINLLHTSDSSNTSQITTLVLAHDCWTLQVVTLTSIALALPNISQHQRKQLLSSVSEGLSLAKIVEKALDTNASIRNAASATWVELLVYSRWAKIDLRSGFQRCRNWELVLQELSHKAEEILMELKSEEVQDSNMGNTLNCQARAVAANSMYRICETILVSSGKEESCEEMWERLCVMIADVLAACLTNLPHAIIKMCHQSCIEKRDKTVREAFLLLGKTEEVVGIVRRQKQPCIDHDNEAILVDC from the coding sequence ATGGCTGTGATTCTGGCTACGTTGAGATGGTTCACTGTTGTGTTTAGCTGCTCATACTCCGACTCCGACACTTGGATGGTTGAAAGCTACTGGATTCAGACGCTTAATGACTGCAGAAACAGCTCCGCGTGCATCAAAATTTGGCCAAACAGATGGGGCAAATGCCTTCTTGATGCAAAATGGTGTGTGCTAACTCTGTGCATTGGAGTTCAGAGCTTTATTGTACTTGCAAGCAAAACCCTCATCTTCATTTCTAGATTCATGGTGTGTCCATTTGTGTTTTGCTTCTCTCACATCAACAAGTTTGCAAGACGCCATCATGATACATCACCGGGTGGTGATGACATGGATCTGAACTACGTAAGCAGTTATGTTCTGTTACTAGATGGCGAGGTGGAGCTTCCGACAAGGTTCGTGAGAAGCATGTGCCGCGAGGCTGATGGCATGATTCAGATAGGTAGAGAGAAGAAGCCCTCCAACCTTATAAATCTTTTACACACATCTGATAGCTCTAATACTAGCCAAATTACAACCTTAGTTTTAGCTCATGATTGTTGGACTCTACAAGTAGTCACTCTCACAAGCATTGCACTCGCCCTTCCCAACATCTCCCAGCATCAACGCAAGCAGTTGTTGAGCAGTGTGAGTGAAGGCCTTTCTCTTGCAAAAATAGTCGAAAAGGCATTAGACACGAATGCGAGCATTAGGAATGCTGCAAGTGCTACATGGGTGGAGCTGTTAGTTTACTCCAGGTGGGCAAAGATCGATCTCAGAAGCGGATTTCAACGGTGCCGAAACTGGGAGCTAGTGTTGCAAGAGCTCTCCCATAAAGCCGAAGAGATTTTGATGGAGTTGAAGAGTGAAGAAGTGCAAGATTCCAACATGGGAAACACTCTAAATTGCCAAGCAAGAGCTGTGGCTGCAAACTCAATGTACAGAATTTGTGAAACCATTTTGGTGTCATCTGGTAAAGAGGAAAGCTGTGAGGAAATGTGGGAGAGATTATGTGTGATGATTGCAGATGTTTTGGCAGCGTGTCTCACCAATCTGCCACATGCTATAATCAAAATGTGTCACCAGAGTTGCATTGAGAAGCGAGACAAGACAGTGCGGGAAGCGTTTCTGCTTTTGGGAAAGACGGAAGAAGTTGTTGGAATTGTTCGACGACAGAAACAGCCATGTATAGATCATGACAATGAAGCTATACTTGTGGATTGTTGA